AATCGTCACCCGGTAGTCGCCGTCCTCGATCACGGCGTCGTCGACGTACCCGTTCCGGGACGCGACGGCCGACAGTATCGGGGGATCGGTCACCCGGAGCTCGAATCCTGTCGGCGTCGCCTCCGTGTGGAGCGTGATGTCCGTCGGCCCGGGTAGCGCCCCGGCGAGCCCGCGGACGGTTTCGATCGCGTCCGGCGTCGCGGTTCCGTAGACGAGAAGCTCGCCGTCACCGATCGGGATCGTGTGGTCGAAGGTGATCGTTCCTGCCGTCTCGGTCGGAACGTCGAACGCCGAACCGACGTCCCGGATCCAGAACTCGAGCTCGACGAGGTCGTCGCCAAGCAACGCACGCTTGCGTTCGGTGGCGGCGATCGCGTGACCGATGATGTCGCCGAGCTGCGTAATTCGGTGCCCTTCGGGTCCTTCGAAGGCGTTCGGCCGTTCGGCGTAAACGTTCAACACGCCGTAGAGTGCACCTTCGTGAGTGATCGGGATCGCCGCGGACGACCGAACCCCGTAGTCCCTGGCTCGGTCCCGCCAGGGGTCGTACCGGGGCTCGTCTCCGAGCCGCTGCATCGTCTGGACCTCGCCCCGACGGAGCGCTCGACCGGTCGGCCCCCAGCTTCGCTCGTCGTCCGGATCGACCGAGATCGTGACGTCGTCGAGATACCCCTCGACCCCGGCTTCGGCCCGGACGTTCACCGTCCGAGTCGCGGCGCCGACGTCGCCGATCCAGGCGAACAGGTACGACTCCGAGTCTGCGAGGTGTTCACAGACCGTCGTTTCGACGTCCTCGCGAGTCGGCTGACCGATGATGGCGTGGACGATCCCGTTTGCGACCTCGCCCAGACTCGTCACCGCCGCGAGCTGCTCGCGCTGGCGCTCGAGTTCGCGCTCGTCCTCAACACGGTCGGTGACGTCGCGAACGACGCCGACCCGTCCGGCTTCGCCGTTCGCAAGCTCGAGCCGATCGAGACGGCTCTCGACGGGAACCGACTCTCCGTCGGCGCCGTACAGCGACTCCTCGGTAACGGCGACGCGTCGACTCCCCGCGTCGAGTTCGGAGCGCGGCGTCCGAGACCGTTCGTCGAACACGAGGGTCGCGCGAGCTCCAAGCAGTTCGTCACGGTCGTATCCGGTCATCGAAGCGAACGTGTCGTTGACGAACGCGAACCGCCCGTCTCCGTCGAGGACGTAGATCCCGTCGTCGACGGTTTCGACGATCCGTTCGTACCGTTCGAGCGTTCGCTCGCGGATCTTCCGTTCCGTGATGTCGGTAAAGTAGACCGAGAGTCCGGATTTGGAGGGGTGGACGATGTCCCGATACCACCCCTCCAGCGGCGGGAAGTAGGCCTCGACGGAGTTGGGTTTCTGGCGTTTCATCGCCGTTCGGTAGGTCGTCTCGAACGGCGTGTCGACCAACCCGGGGGCGACGTCCCACAGCCGCGCTCCCAGCGGATCCGCCACGTCCTCGTCGATCATCTCCGCGGCGACGTCATTGTAGTAGCTGAGCCGCCACTCGTCGTCGACCGCGAAGAACCCGTCGCTGATCCGTTTGATCTCTGCTTCGAGCCCGGATCGGGGAGTGCCGTGTCGTTGACGGTCCCCGGCCGCCTCGGTACTGTCGCCTTCGGGCGGCAGCCACCAGACCCGGGCGCTCGCACCGACGCGTTTCGTCCGGAGTTGGTCTCGCTCGGCGAGTCGCTCCAGTCGGGCGTACACGCTTCGTCGGCCCAACTCCAGCCGTTCGGCCACCTCCGTCGTCGTTCGTGGCTCGCCCGAGCCGTCGAAGACCGCAAGCGTCTCCCGTAACGCGTCGGTCAGTTCGTCCATCGGTTCGTGTTCCTCGGTCCCGTCCATCAATCTTCCGTCGACGGAGTCTTCCGACCGCAACCGATCCCAAATTGCGATCGGAACCACGGTTATCGTCGTTTCACTGCAGAGTGTACCTAACAGTTTTTGCCCGCCGCTTACGGTCGAACAACCACTCGGCCGACGTATCGACAACCGATTCCGATCAGGCAATGACAATCGAGACGACGGCGGCGTGCCACGACCGACTGACGGAGAACCGACACCGACTGACACTCGAGGCGCTGGCGGCCCTGACCGTCCCAGCCGGTCTCGAGGAGTTGGCCGCGGCGGTCGCGGAACATGACGACTCGTCGATGACCGTCGAGCGCGTCGCGATCGAACTGCACCACGCCCACCTCCCCCGGATGACCGACAATGGCGTCCTCGACTACGACCCGGAGCGACGCCTGGTCGAGTCGGTCGCGTCCTCGATCGACGCCGACTAGGGATCGGGCGCACCGGTGGGTCGCCGGCTTTGCGGGTGCTTCTAGACCGTTTCCGTTTACGCAAACGGAAACGTATTCGTTGGACGACCGTTGCCGATCCGAATCACTGAGATCGATCGACGCTCACGACGTCGGCCCTTCGGAAACGGTGATCTCGCGAGTCTCGTCGAACGGAACGGTAACGTAGTAGCCGGCGTAGGAGAACTCGACACCGCCTCGCTGCTGGCGGTCGATCTGGGGCGGTTCGAACAGTGAGTCGAGCGCCTCCGAGTCGATGACGCGGTGAAGCGAGGGGAGATTCTCCGGTTCCCGGTCGGTCCGTTCCGCGACCCGTCTGACGATCTCGACGCTCACGGTGTCCTGTCCGCTCGGGCTGGCACCACTCATATGTTCGTCTGCCGATGCGACCGCTATATTTAATTATTGCCGATAATTTCACAGCTCCAGGAGTTAGTTCGTCGGTATCAGGCAATCGATCGAACGACGAGGACGCGATCGCTCGCGCTCAGGCCGCTTCCTCGTGTTCGGCCCGTTCCCGAATCACCGCGCGGAGATCGTCCGCGTCGCGGAGTTCCTCGAGCTCCTCGCGTTCGACGAGGGCGGTGCCGTCGACGGAGTCACGCTTCGCCCGGTCGACGACGTACACCGACTGAGACCGGGTCACCTGCCCGATCGAACTCATGATTCGGGCCCGCTTCTCGGCGGCCTCGGTGAACTTCGAGTGACCGGTGAGGACGACGCCACTGTCGTCTTCGTCCTCGCTGACGGCCTTGAACGGGGAGCGGACGGTCGGGTGGACCCGGTAGCCGGCCCGCGTGAAGACGGCGACGACCCGTTCGTCGGTCGGATCGGCGTCGGGATCCTCCGGGGTCGACTCGCTCTCGTGGACGTCGTCGGCGCCCTCGAGGACGTCGACGGGGCTCGTGAGGGAGGCGTCGAACAGGTCCTCCAGCGCCATCGCGATCTCGACGGAGGCGTTCATCCCGTCCTCGTACTTCGAGACGGTTCGTCGGGAGACGCCGAGCTGGCTGGCGAGCTGTCCGAGGCTCAGCTCGCGGTCCTCGCGTTCGTCGGCCAGCAGGTCGCCGTCGATGTTGACGTACAGTCCCCCGGGTGCCGCGTAGATGAGTGGCGGGACGTCCTCGATGAAGAGGTTGTACGCCGTATCGGGGCTGAGAACGGGAACACCGTGGCGGAAGTAGGTGACGTCGGGTTTCAGATCCTCGTCTCGGCTACGCAGTCCGATCACCAGCGGCGTCGCCTGCAGGTAGGTCCCCAGGCGCCGCATCTCGTGACCGGTCTCCTCGTTGAAGGCGTCGATGTTGCCCAGGATCTTCACGAGCAACAAGTTGTCGCCGCGGCGCGCCGCGACGTCGAAGCTCTTCGGACGGATCGCACACCGGTCGCTGACCACGAATCCCGCGTCCTCTAACATCGCGGTAACGTTGCCGACCAGTGCCGAGCGGGACATAGGGGATTGTAAGTGAGTCCATCTATATGAGTGTTGTCCCGCCGATCCCCGGGTGCAGGGTGGCGATTCGCCGACCGATCGGGAGGTACGCTTTTATATCAAAAGACGCCTCAGCGGCGGGATCCGAAGGTAGTTATCCGCCGATCCGGTACCGTCGACCGATGACTGTCGTCGGGCTCGACGATACCGACTCGCGGGAGCGAGGGATGTGTACGACCTACGTCGCCAGGACGATCGCCGTCCGTCTCGAGCGGGCGGGTGCGTCAGTATCGCGGCTGGTGCTCGTCCGGCTCAACCCCGCCGTCGAGTACAAGACTCGGGGTAACGCCGCGCTGGCAATCCA
This genomic window from Natronococcus occultus SP4 contains:
- a CDS encoding DUF7344 domain-containing protein, which produces MTIETTAACHDRLTENRHRLTLEALAALTVPAGLEELAAAVAEHDDSSMTVERVAIELHHAHLPRMTDNGVLDYDPERRLVESVASSIDAD
- a CDS encoding HalOD1 output domain-containing protein — protein: MSGASPSGQDTVSVEIVRRVAERTDREPENLPSLHRVIDSEALDSLFEPPQIDRQQRGGVEFSYAGYYVTVPFDETREITVSEGPTS
- a CDS encoding bacterio-opsin activator domain-containing protein; translated protein: MDGTEEHEPMDELTDALRETLAVFDGSGEPRTTTEVAERLELGRRSVYARLERLAERDQLRTKRVGASARVWWLPPEGDSTEAAGDRQRHGTPRSGLEAEIKRISDGFFAVDDEWRLSYYNDVAAEMIDEDVADPLGARLWDVAPGLVDTPFETTYRTAMKRQKPNSVEAYFPPLEGWYRDIVHPSKSGLSVYFTDITERKIRERTLERYERIVETVDDGIYVLDGDGRFAFVNDTFASMTGYDRDELLGARATLVFDERSRTPRSELDAGSRRVAVTEESLYGADGESVPVESRLDRLELANGEAGRVGVVRDVTDRVEDERELERQREQLAAVTSLGEVANGIVHAIIGQPTREDVETTVCEHLADSESYLFAWIGDVGAATRTVNVRAEAGVEGYLDDVTISVDPDDERSWGPTGRALRRGEVQTMQRLGDEPRYDPWRDRARDYGVRSSAAIPITHEGALYGVLNVYAERPNAFEGPEGHRITQLGDIIGHAIAATERKRALLGDDLVELEFWIRDVGSAFDVPTETAGTITFDHTIPIGDGELLVYGTATPDAIETVRGLAGALPGPTDITLHTEATPTGFELRVTDPPILSAVASRNGYVDDAVIEDGDYRVTIHLAPSVDVQRVVETVESASPDAELRCHRQIIRPADDPRPIQRRLAADLTDRQHAVLSAAYYAGFFEWPRETSGTELAESLDIAPPTLHQHLRTAELKVLESLFSAPEEPANRS
- a CDS encoding transcriptional regulator, with translation MSRSALVGNVTAMLEDAGFVVSDRCAIRPKSFDVAARRGDNLLLVKILGNIDAFNEETGHEMRRLGTYLQATPLVIGLRSRDEDLKPDVTYFRHGVPVLSPDTAYNLFIEDVPPLIYAAPGGLYVNIDGDLLADEREDRELSLGQLASQLGVSRRTVSKYEDGMNASVEIAMALEDLFDASLTSPVDVLEGADDVHESESTPEDPDADPTDERVVAVFTRAGYRVHPTVRSPFKAVSEDEDDSGVVLTGHSKFTEAAEKRARIMSSIGQVTRSQSVYVVDRAKRDSVDGTALVEREELEELRDADDLRAVIRERAEHEEAA